Below is a window of Flavobacterium cyclinae DNA.
AGTTCAGTTCCTTATTTATACAATGGTTATTATTACATCACTCGTTTTGAAAAAGGAAAAGATTATCCCATTTATGCTCGTAAAAAAGGAAGTTTAGATGCTAAGGAAGAAATCATGTTTGATTGTAACGAAATGGCAAAAGGACATTCGTACTTTAATTTAGCGGGATTAAATGTAAGTGAAGATAATAAATGGGTAGCGTTTGGAGTTGACTTAGTTTCAAGAAGACAATATACCATCCAAATTAAAAATTTGGAAACAGGAGAAATTCTTCCTGTAAAAATAGAAAATACATCGGGAGGTTCAACTTGGGCTGGTGATAATAAAACTTTGTTTTACACAAGAAATGACCAACAAACCTTACGTTCCGATAAAATTTATAAGCATACTCTAGGTACAGAAGCTGCTGCTGATGTTTTAGTCTTTCATGAAAAAGACGATACCTTTAACACTTTTGTTTACAAAGAAAAATCAAAAAAATACATAGTTATTGGTTCTAACAGTACATTAACTTCTGAATACCAAATTTTAGATGCAAAAAATCCGAATGGAGAGTTTAAAGTTTTCCATAAAAGAACACGCGGATTAGAATATTCGATTTCGCATTATGGAGATAGTTTTTACATTGTTACGAATAAAGACAAAGCAACGAACTTCAAATTAATGAAAACCCCAGAAACTGCTACTTCGGCTGAAAACTGGAAAGATTTAATTGGGCACAGAAAAGATGTTTTATTAGAAGGAATCGATATTTTTAAAGAGTATTTAGTTGTTGAAGAGCGTTCTAATGGTTTGAACAAAATTAGAATCATGCCTTGGAATGGAAAAGGGGAGTATTACTTACCTTTTAATAGTGAAACTTACACGGCTTATACTACAACTAACGTAGATTTCGATACTGAAATTTTACGTTATGGATATCAATCTATGGCAACACCCTCTTCTGTGATTGATTTCAATATGAGAACTCAGGAGAAAAAAGTATTGAAAGAGCAAGAAATTTTGGGTGGGAAGTTTGATAAAAACAATTATGTTGAAGAACGAATTTGGGCTACTGCTACTGATGGAACAAAAGTGCCAATTTCTATGGTGTATAGAAAAGGAATCAAAAAAGATGGTAAAAACCCATTCTTACTTTATGCTTATGGCTCTTACGGAGCTACAATGGATCCTTATTTTTCTTCAACACGTTTGAGTTTGTTAGATAGAGGATTTATTTATGCCATTGCTCATATTAGAGGAGGAGAGGACTTAGGAAGAGAATGGTATGAAAACGGAAAACTTTTGAAGAAAATAAACACGTTTACCGATTTTATTGATTGTTCTAAATTTGTAATTGCAGAAAAATATACTTCCCCAGAACATTTATATGCAGAAGGTGGTTCTGCAGGTGGATTATTAATGGGAGCGATTGTAAATATGGCACCAGAATTATATAATGGGGTTATCGCCCAAGTTCCTTTTGTGGATGTAGTTACGACTATGTTAGACGATACCATTCCATTAACAACAGGGGAATATGACGAATGGGGAAATCCAAATGAAAAAGTGTATTACGATTATATGTTGTCCTATTCACCATACGACCAAGTAAAAGCGCAAGCGTATCCAAATATGTATGTTTCCACTGGACTTCACG
It encodes the following:
- a CDS encoding S9 family peptidase, whose amino-acid sequence is MKKLPFLLLSCIIFAPVYSQNKTKTMSDKIVPPVAKIVPKTLEKHGDKRIDNYYWLNERENPEVIDYLNQENEYYQKSTAHTKPFQDELFLEMKSRIKEDDSSVPYLYNGYYYITRFEKGKDYPIYARKKGSLDAKEEIMFDCNEMAKGHSYFNLAGLNVSEDNKWVAFGVDLVSRRQYTIQIKNLETGEILPVKIENTSGGSTWAGDNKTLFYTRNDQQTLRSDKIYKHTLGTEAAADVLVFHEKDDTFNTFVYKEKSKKYIVIGSNSTLTSEYQILDAKNPNGEFKVFHKRTRGLEYSISHYGDSFYIVTNKDKATNFKLMKTPETATSAENWKDLIGHRKDVLLEGIDIFKEYLVVEERSNGLNKIRIMPWNGKGEYYLPFNSETYTAYTTTNVDFDTEILRYGYQSMATPSSVIDFNMRTQEKKVLKEQEILGGKFDKNNYVEERIWATATDGTKVPISMVYRKGIKKDGKNPFLLYAYGSYGATMDPYFSSTRLSLLDRGFIYAIAHIRGGEDLGREWYENGKLLKKINTFTDFIDCSKFVIAEKYTSPEHLYAEGGSAGGLLMGAIVNMAPELYNGVIAQVPFVDVVTTMLDDTIPLTTGEYDEWGNPNEKVYYDYMLSYSPYDQVKAQAYPNMYVSTGLHDSQVQYWEPAKWVAKLRVMKTNDKQLFLDTNMDAGHGGASGRFEALKELAKEFAFLLDLEKIKK